One region of Glutamicibacter sp. B1 genomic DNA includes:
- a CDS encoding cell division protein FtsQ/DivIB, which produces MGEEAKVVELPASPEKKRRKLLIIIAASIVVLSLVAVLILSFSPLLAAKNIEVTGTKLVNSTKLTESLEPLKGTPLPRISESKVQELLGDQPAIEQIVVKAQMPDTLVVEVIEAVPVAILVDGDKEYLVSENGKKLRTLGKDDKTKLPKVKASDETKDPEKFKLLTGILSTVDESVLQEVSTASLSKAGFAELSLPKKRTLIWGDASKSALKNEVAEIFVKNLSDKYAAKTTIDVTNPENPVVY; this is translated from the coding sequence ATGGGTGAAGAAGCAAAAGTCGTAGAACTTCCCGCAAGTCCTGAGAAGAAGCGACGCAAGCTCTTAATCATTATTGCCGCGAGCATCGTCGTCTTGAGTCTCGTCGCGGTCTTGATTCTCAGTTTCTCGCCATTATTGGCCGCGAAGAACATTGAAGTAACCGGAACCAAATTGGTGAACTCCACGAAACTGACTGAGTCGTTGGAACCTTTGAAGGGGACTCCGCTTCCGAGGATTTCAGAATCAAAGGTGCAGGAGCTTTTGGGCGACCAGCCTGCCATTGAACAAATCGTTGTCAAGGCTCAGATGCCAGACACGTTGGTAGTTGAAGTCATCGAAGCGGTGCCTGTGGCAATTCTCGTGGACGGAGATAAGGAATATTTGGTCTCCGAAAACGGGAAGAAGCTTCGTACTTTAGGAAAAGACGACAAGACTAAACTTCCTAAGGTCAAGGCCAGCGACGAAACCAAGGATCCAGAGAAGTTTAAACTTCTTACCGGCATTTTGAGCACCGTCGATGAATCCGTGCTTCAGGAAGTCTCAACTGCGTCACTGTCCAAGGCAGGATTTGCGGAGTTGTCATTACCGAAGAAGCGCACATTGATCTGGGGCGATGCTTCCAAATCGGCTCTGAAAAATGAGGTGGCCGAGATCTTCGTCAAAAACTTGAGTGACAAGTATGCGGCTAAGACCACCATTGACGTGACTAACCCAGAGAATCCAGTGGTTTATTAA
- the murC gene encoding UDP-N-acetylmuramate--L-alanine ligase, protein MALRATELHAELGKVHLMGVGGVGVSAVARLLLDYGLEVSGTDAKDLPVLESLRERGARIEVGYDPANLGDAQTVVISSIIKPGNPEYDEAVRRGLKILHRSEGLEATMRGHEKIVTIAGTHGKTTTTSLTAHMLKAVGARPSFAVGANIPSLGTNAELGEGGYFVAEADESDASFLNYRPDVIIVTNVEADHLDHYGTEEAVHQAFVDFARLLPEDGLLICCADDPGANDLARKMRQERSDLRVLTYGFSEHADRRLSQAQSTDDGRFSALVQLDGSESHTLDLSVPGQHNLLNATAALSVGIDAGLEIDDALKALASFSGAARRFELKGNVDNVRVYDDYAHHPTEVLAALSAGRTVAGQGHLHVVFQPHLFSRTKEFYREFAKALSLADSVAVLDIYPAREEPIEGVTSELIASRVEVPTHVLSPAAAVAHVVEQAEPGDVVMTIGAGDVTALGPQIVASLS, encoded by the coding sequence ATGGCATTGCGCGCCACCGAACTGCACGCTGAACTAGGCAAAGTACACCTCATGGGCGTTGGCGGTGTAGGTGTTTCGGCAGTTGCTCGATTGCTGCTGGACTACGGGCTGGAAGTCTCCGGCACTGATGCCAAGGACCTTCCAGTGTTGGAGAGTCTGCGTGAGCGCGGTGCCCGCATTGAGGTTGGATACGATCCCGCTAATCTGGGCGACGCGCAAACCGTGGTGATCTCTTCGATTATCAAACCGGGCAATCCAGAATACGATGAGGCAGTTCGCCGCGGGTTGAAGATCTTGCACCGTTCCGAAGGCCTTGAAGCAACCATGCGTGGCCACGAGAAGATTGTCACCATTGCTGGTACCCACGGTAAAACCACCACTACGTCGCTGACTGCTCATATGCTCAAAGCCGTCGGCGCACGCCCAAGTTTCGCCGTAGGTGCCAACATTCCGAGCTTGGGGACCAACGCCGAGTTGGGCGAGGGCGGGTACTTCGTTGCTGAGGCTGACGAATCTGACGCCTCATTCCTGAACTATCGTCCCGACGTTATTATCGTGACCAACGTTGAAGCAGACCACCTCGATCACTACGGTACCGAGGAAGCTGTACATCAGGCATTCGTTGACTTCGCGCGTCTGCTTCCCGAGGATGGTTTGCTTATTTGCTGTGCCGATGATCCCGGAGCCAACGACTTGGCACGCAAGATGCGCCAGGAACGCAGTGATCTTCGAGTCTTGACCTATGGCTTCAGTGAGCACGCTGACCGCCGACTATCCCAAGCCCAATCTACCGACGACGGGCGCTTTAGCGCTCTGGTTCAGTTGGATGGCTCAGAAAGCCACACCCTTGATTTGTCGGTGCCCGGTCAGCACAATCTGCTCAACGCGACCGCAGCGCTGTCGGTGGGTATTGATGCGGGGCTTGAGATTGACGACGCGTTAAAGGCACTTGCGAGTTTCTCTGGTGCAGCCCGCCGGTTTGAGCTTAAGGGGAACGTCGACAATGTTCGTGTTTATGATGACTACGCCCACCACCCCACCGAAGTGCTAGCTGCTCTTTCTGCTGGTCGTACTGTCGCGGGCCAGGGCCACCTACACGTGGTCTTCCAGCCACACCTGTTCAGTCGCACCAAGGAGTTCTACCGCGAATTCGCTAAAGCGCTCTCGTTGGCTGACTCTGTCGCGGTCTTGGATATTTATCCTGCACGAGAAGAACCAATCGAGGGTGTCACCAGCGAATTGATTGCTTCCCGTGTCGAGGTTCCAACTCATGTGTTGAGTCCCGCTGCAGCGGTGGCACACGTAGTGGAACAAGCCGAACCGGGAGACGTCGTGATGACCATTGGTGCTGGCGACGTCACTGCACTGGGTCCGCAGATTGTGGCCTCCCTGAGCTAG
- the murG gene encoding undecaprenyldiphospho-muramoylpentapeptide beta-N-acetylglucosaminyltransferase yields MTQAMRLVVAGGGTAGHISPMLAIADAVKDEQADVEITALGSPGGLETKLVPEAGYQLELIPKAPMPRSINLDLIKFPFRFITALNQAKRILKQTGAEAVLGVGGYVCTPAYLAAKQLKLPIFVHEANSVAGMANKLGAKNAAFVGTTFSNSGLPGEVQVGMPMRSNVAQMDRSALRDEARAYFGVTDEKPILLVTGGSSGAQSINTAIADSLAELNAAGVHTVHITGRGKQILDAEGQLLTHEGYTQLEYVDRMDYAYAVADLMVCRSGAGTVCELAVAGTAAVLVPLPIGNGEQKLNARELVAAGGAVLVSDDEFTKSYITENVISLLGDQHKLEQMSQKAASLGKRDAAQIMARRIIDEVSTRRRAGQEG; encoded by the coding sequence ATGACTCAAGCAATGCGACTTGTTGTTGCCGGTGGCGGCACAGCAGGGCACATTTCGCCGATGCTAGCGATTGCTGACGCAGTCAAGGACGAACAAGCTGATGTGGAGATTACCGCGCTGGGTTCACCTGGCGGACTGGAAACCAAACTGGTTCCAGAAGCTGGCTACCAACTTGAGCTCATCCCTAAAGCTCCGATGCCGCGCAGCATCAATCTTGATCTGATCAAGTTCCCGTTCCGATTCATCACTGCACTGAATCAGGCAAAACGCATCTTGAAACAGACCGGTGCGGAAGCGGTCCTCGGGGTCGGAGGTTATGTGTGCACGCCAGCTTATCTGGCGGCAAAACAACTCAAGCTTCCGATTTTTGTTCACGAGGCCAACTCGGTCGCAGGAATGGCCAATAAGCTTGGCGCAAAAAATGCTGCCTTTGTCGGAACCACGTTCAGCAACTCCGGTTTGCCCGGTGAGGTACAGGTAGGAATGCCGATGCGTTCCAACGTGGCCCAAATGGATCGGTCGGCACTGCGTGATGAGGCTCGCGCCTACTTCGGTGTCACCGATGAGAAGCCGATTCTTCTGGTCACTGGCGGGTCCTCGGGAGCGCAAAGCATCAATACCGCGATTGCTGATTCCTTGGCTGAGCTCAATGCCGCCGGTGTACATACCGTGCACATTACTGGACGTGGCAAGCAGATCCTAGACGCTGAAGGTCAGCTCCTCACTCACGAGGGATACACGCAACTCGAATACGTGGACCGGATGGACTACGCCTACGCAGTCGCCGATTTGATGGTGTGCCGTTCCGGAGCCGGAACGGTGTGCGAACTAGCCGTGGCTGGAACAGCCGCCGTCTTGGTTCCGCTGCCGATCGGTAACGGGGAGCAGAAGCTCAACGCCCGTGAGTTGGTTGCCGCCGGGGGAGCCGTGCTGGTCTCGGATGATGAATTCACCAAGTCTTACATCACCGAAAATGTCATTAGTTTGCTGGGCGATCAGCATAAACTTGAACAGATGTCTCAGAAAGCTGCTTCTTTAGGGAAGCGCGACGCCGCACAAATCATGGCGCGTCGAATTATTGACGAAGTTTCAACCCGTCGTCGTGCGGGTCAGGAAGGCTAG
- the ftsW gene encoding putative lipid II flippase FtsW: MATKQQRPSTGAKQKTPWFAKLIGGVENASGRMASMDYWLVVVVSVVLAVFGVLMVQSSASVEAIAKGKDGFTVALSQATFAGIGIVCMLGMQFIKPTTLKRLAWPSAIGAFVLLFLVAFTPLGREVLGNRNWIKIGPLGLQPSEFAKLALAVFAAFMLEKKQHLLHDIKHLTIPVVAPVGIGIVGLVVLGKDVGTALVLLMIIAAAMFLGGIKMKWLAGFGAVGLVGLAVAVMGSSNRRQRVLAWLDTDCGPSDQLCYQASMGLHAFASGGWFGVGAGQSRMKWSYVPEAQNDFIFSILGEEFGFIGVLFVLVMFVLLALAMYRIALRASDLYTKILMGCLMSWVIGQTFVNLGTVTGVLPVIGVPLPFISSGGSAMLAIMLAMGFVLSSARAQKLAFDSSAGKKIAKPKDAK, encoded by the coding sequence ATGGCGACCAAGCAACAACGACCGTCCACTGGGGCCAAACAGAAGACACCTTGGTTCGCCAAGCTGATCGGTGGCGTAGAAAACGCCAGCGGACGCATGGCCTCGATGGACTACTGGTTGGTGGTTGTCGTCTCCGTCGTGCTCGCCGTCTTCGGCGTGTTGATGGTGCAGTCCTCCGCATCGGTGGAAGCGATTGCCAAAGGCAAGGACGGATTTACCGTCGCACTATCGCAAGCAACGTTTGCTGGTATCGGCATCGTTTGCATGTTGGGAATGCAGTTCATCAAACCGACCACCCTCAAGCGACTGGCCTGGCCATCGGCCATCGGCGCTTTCGTGCTTCTCTTCTTGGTTGCGTTCACTCCCTTGGGGCGTGAAGTGCTAGGTAACCGAAACTGGATCAAGATCGGTCCATTGGGTCTGCAACCAAGTGAGTTTGCCAAATTAGCTCTAGCCGTTTTTGCTGCTTTCATGCTCGAGAAGAAACAACATCTTCTTCACGACATCAAACACCTGACTATCCCGGTAGTAGCACCGGTGGGTATTGGCATCGTGGGCTTGGTCGTTCTGGGTAAAGACGTGGGTACCGCTTTGGTATTGCTGATGATTATTGCTGCGGCGATGTTCCTGGGCGGCATCAAAATGAAATGGTTGGCCGGATTTGGAGCCGTTGGACTCGTCGGCTTGGCCGTGGCAGTCATGGGGTCTTCTAACCGCCGTCAGCGTGTATTGGCGTGGCTCGATACCGACTGTGGTCCCAGCGATCAGCTGTGCTACCAGGCAAGTATGGGCCTACACGCCTTCGCCTCGGGTGGATGGTTCGGTGTCGGAGCCGGCCAGTCTCGTATGAAGTGGTCCTACGTTCCTGAAGCGCAAAATGACTTTATCTTCTCCATCCTGGGCGAAGAGTTCGGTTTCATTGGCGTACTTTTCGTACTGGTGATGTTTGTGCTCTTGGCCTTGGCCATGTACCGCATCGCACTGCGTGCCAGTGACTTGTACACCAAGATCCTGATGGGCTGCCTGATGTCATGGGTAATCGGTCAGACCTTCGTGAACCTTGGTACCGTCACCGGTGTGCTGCCAGTGATTGGTGTGCCCTTGCCGTTTATCTCCTCCGGTGGTTCGGCCATGCTGGCCATTATGTTGGCCATGGGATTTGTGCTGTCCTCGGCTAGGGCTCAAAAACTTGCCTTTGATTCTTCGGCAGGGAAGAAAATTGCTAAACCAAAAGACGCCAAATAG
- the murD gene encoding UDP-N-acetylmuramoyl-L-alanine--D-glutamate ligase — MGCRTVSADAKNVLDSLTSWDADWKGLRVVVAGLGLSGFSAADTLIELGAIVTVIDGKNDELNQQRAETLKIVGAHEVLLGAENVQTLPLVDGQAAQLVMVSPGWNPRNPVIAEAAEAGIAIWSDIELAWRVQNRAGHKAPKWLAITGTNGKTTTVGMTEAILQAAGLKAIAVGNVGTPILDAVREPVDYDVFAVELSSFQLHYTHSISPLASVVLNIAEDHVDWHDGFENYQAAKAKIYERTQVAAIFNAEEEVTISMVENADVVEGCRAIGFTTDSPAVSMIGVVENLLVDRAYIEDRKTNAVELIPLNQIGEIVPRHTAANAAAAAALTRAYGVEPDAVAAGLSGFDSGAHRIQAVARKNDILWINDSKATNPHAADASLAAFTRVVWIAGGLSKGVEYEDLITKHAHRLAKVLLIGTDTAGLVAALAAKAPDVEVINITAQAKETDAADPSGTQVMTRAVYKAAELAQPGDTVLMAPAAASMDQFSSYAQRGNAFISAVSDLMDKADEGN; from the coding sequence ATGGGTTGTCGCACTGTGAGCGCAGATGCCAAGAATGTATTGGATTCACTGACCAGTTGGGATGCTGACTGGAAAGGTCTGCGCGTTGTCGTCGCCGGGCTGGGACTTTCTGGCTTCTCCGCCGCAGACACGCTGATCGAGCTCGGTGCTATCGTCACCGTGATTGACGGTAAAAACGATGAGCTGAACCAGCAGCGGGCCGAGACTCTGAAAATTGTCGGGGCACACGAGGTACTCCTTGGTGCTGAGAATGTTCAGACGCTGCCATTGGTCGACGGCCAAGCTGCCCAACTGGTCATGGTTTCTCCAGGGTGGAACCCACGCAACCCAGTAATCGCCGAAGCCGCCGAGGCTGGCATTGCGATCTGGAGTGACATTGAGTTGGCATGGCGTGTGCAGAACCGTGCAGGGCATAAGGCCCCGAAATGGTTGGCGATCACCGGCACCAATGGCAAAACCACCACCGTGGGCATGACCGAAGCCATCTTGCAGGCAGCGGGCTTGAAAGCCATCGCTGTGGGCAATGTCGGCACCCCTATCTTGGATGCCGTACGTGAACCAGTGGACTACGACGTCTTTGCCGTAGAGCTCTCCAGCTTCCAACTGCACTACACCCACAGCATTTCTCCGCTGGCCTCCGTAGTCCTGAACATCGCTGAAGACCATGTGGACTGGCACGACGGATTCGAGAACTATCAGGCTGCCAAGGCCAAGATCTACGAGCGTACTCAGGTCGCCGCGATCTTTAATGCTGAAGAAGAAGTCACCATCAGCATGGTAGAAAACGCTGATGTGGTTGAAGGCTGCCGTGCCATCGGTTTCACTACCGATTCGCCCGCGGTGTCCATGATTGGTGTTGTCGAAAACCTCTTAGTCGATCGCGCTTACATCGAAGATCGCAAAACCAATGCGGTGGAACTGATCCCTTTGAACCAAATCGGTGAGATCGTGCCGCGGCACACCGCTGCCAATGCGGCCGCTGCTGCTGCATTGACCCGCGCTTATGGGGTTGAGCCGGACGCCGTCGCTGCAGGCTTGAGCGGATTTGATTCGGGCGCCCACCGCATTCAAGCGGTGGCCCGCAAGAACGACATTCTGTGGATTAACGACTCCAAGGCGACCAATCCGCACGCTGCTGATGCATCACTGGCAGCATTTACCCGCGTTGTGTGGATCGCCGGTGGCCTGTCCAAAGGTGTGGAGTATGAAGATCTCATCACCAAGCATGCACATCGCCTAGCCAAGGTTCTGCTCATCGGCACCGATACCGCAGGGTTAGTTGCGGCCCTAGCAGCCAAGGCGCCGGATGTTGAAGTCATCAACATTACCGCGCAGGCCAAGGAAACTGACGCTGCTGACCCTTCGGGCACTCAGGTGATGACCCGTGCCGTATACAAGGCAGCCGAGCTCGCCCAGCCTGGGGACACCGTGCTCATGGCACCTGCAGCAGCTTCTATGGATCAATTCAGCTCCTATGCCCAGCGTGGCAACGCATTTATCAGCGCCGTCAGTGATCTGATGGATAAAGCTGACGAAGGCAACTAA
- the mraY gene encoding phospho-N-acetylmuramoyl-pentapeptide-transferase, which yields MIALILGAGIALVLTMVAMPLYIQLLTKKQYGQVVRDDGPNSHAVKSGTPTMGGVVFVLAVFVAYFATHGILALMGRSSAGITATGLLVLLLFGGMGLVGFLDDFIKIFKKRSLGLRAWQKIVLQAIIGISFAVLALQFPDERGLTPGSTAISFLRDTNIDLAFAGPMVGLVLFVIWANFIVTGTTNAVNLTDGLDGLATGASIMVFGAYTLMGIWQQNQACSNSNSMDVCYSVRDPQDLALLGATLSGALIAFLWFNAKPAKIFMGDTGSLAIGGAVAAFAILSRTQLLLVVIAGLFVIISLSVIIQVGYFKLSGGKRVFKMAPLQHHFELSGWSEENVVIRFWILAGLFVAAGLGLFYSEWVVAL from the coding sequence GTGATCGCATTGATCTTAGGGGCAGGTATTGCCCTCGTATTGACCATGGTGGCAATGCCACTCTATATCCAGCTGCTGACCAAGAAGCAGTATGGGCAGGTCGTTCGTGATGACGGGCCAAACTCGCACGCTGTGAAGTCCGGTACGCCAACTATGGGTGGTGTGGTCTTTGTTCTGGCCGTCTTTGTCGCCTACTTCGCCACCCACGGCATCCTCGCGCTCATGGGACGCTCTTCAGCGGGCATTACCGCCACTGGCCTTCTGGTATTGCTGCTCTTCGGCGGCATGGGACTGGTCGGCTTCCTCGATGACTTCATCAAGATTTTCAAGAAGCGTTCGCTGGGCCTGCGCGCCTGGCAAAAGATCGTTCTGCAGGCAATCATCGGTATCAGCTTTGCCGTACTAGCACTGCAGTTCCCTGATGAACGTGGCCTGACCCCGGGCTCCACAGCGATCTCCTTCCTGCGCGATACCAATATCGACCTTGCGTTCGCTGGTCCTATGGTGGGTCTAGTCCTGTTTGTCATTTGGGCCAACTTCATCGTTACTGGTACCACCAACGCTGTGAACCTCACCGACGGTCTGGATGGGCTAGCCACAGGCGCCTCGATCATGGTCTTTGGCGCCTACACGCTGATGGGCATCTGGCAGCAGAATCAGGCTTGCTCCAACAGCAACTCCATGGACGTTTGCTACTCGGTGCGCGACCCTCAGGATCTGGCCCTATTGGGCGCCACCCTTTCCGGTGCACTCATCGCTTTCCTCTGGTTCAACGCAAAACCAGCGAAGATTTTCATGGGCGACACCGGTTCGCTGGCCATCGGTGGTGCAGTGGCCGCCTTCGCGATCCTTTCACGCACCCAGCTGCTGCTGGTTGTCATCGCTGGCCTCTTCGTGATTATCTCCCTATCGGTGATCATCCAGGTGGGCTACTTCAAACTCTCCGGTGGTAAGCGCGTGTTCAAGATGGCACCGTTGCAGCACCACTTCGAGCTCTCGGGATGGTCCGAGGAAAATGTTGTTATTCGTTTCTGGATCCTAGCTGGCCTTTTCGTGGCCGCCGGTCTAGGACTCTTCTACTCTGAATGGGTTGTCGCACTGTGA
- a CDS encoding UDP-N-acetylmuramoyl-tripeptide--D-alanyl-D-alanine ligase codes for MIELSLTDLLKITGGEASATAASDTVVTSVTTDSREVTAGCLFVAKPGEFSDGHAFIDKALAAGAVLALAERLTYDDARAVHPAIIVEDAVEAMGKIAAHIVEYLKAKNDAKVVGITGSAGKTTTKDLLAGILSKVAPTVSPIGSYNGEVGVPLTVFSATEDTKFFVIEMGATGVGHLTYLTDMVHPHVGVVLCVGTAHAGEFGGVENIEKAKGELVEALDTDGIAILNAEDARVARMDSRAKAEVRFFGTGAQKPERAGVWATDVVVNSSGQPELTLEFPNGFSQRITSGLLGRHHVSNILAAANAAYALDVAPQVIADNLNGQAAGSRWRMERIERADGVSIINDAYNANPESMRAALVTLAELGLGEDGAPGRRTWAVLGEMLELGDESIHQHDLLGRMAVRMNIKKLVVVGRGAKPAYNSAVLEGSWGDEAYYVPSVDEARELLQKELQPGDIALFKSSNGAGLRFLGDDIAAFVKEGEEA; via the coding sequence ATGATTGAACTGTCTTTGACTGACCTTTTGAAGATCACCGGGGGAGAAGCGAGCGCAACAGCCGCCTCCGACACGGTGGTTACTTCGGTGACCACGGATTCACGTGAAGTCACCGCCGGCTGCCTGTTCGTAGCCAAACCCGGAGAATTTTCCGATGGACACGCCTTCATCGATAAGGCTTTGGCCGCCGGTGCCGTACTGGCGTTAGCTGAACGTCTGACCTATGACGATGCCCGCGCGGTGCACCCAGCGATCATCGTCGAGGACGCGGTGGAAGCCATGGGCAAGATTGCCGCTCACATCGTCGAGTACCTCAAAGCTAAAAACGATGCCAAGGTCGTGGGCATCACTGGCTCAGCTGGTAAAACCACCACCAAGGATCTGCTGGCGGGCATCCTTTCGAAGGTAGCGCCAACTGTTTCACCGATCGGTTCCTACAACGGAGAGGTCGGCGTTCCGCTCACCGTCTTCAGCGCAACCGAAGACACGAAGTTCTTCGTTATTGAGATGGGTGCAACCGGGGTAGGCCACCTGACCTACCTCACCGATATGGTGCACCCACACGTGGGTGTCGTGCTTTGTGTTGGTACCGCACACGCTGGAGAATTCGGTGGCGTTGAAAACATCGAAAAGGCCAAGGGCGAACTCGTCGAAGCCTTGGACACCGATGGTATTGCCATCTTGAACGCGGAAGATGCCCGCGTGGCACGCATGGACTCCCGCGCCAAGGCCGAAGTGCGATTCTTCGGAACCGGGGCACAAAAACCAGAACGTGCCGGAGTCTGGGCTACCGATGTAGTAGTCAATAGCTCCGGTCAGCCTGAATTGACCTTGGAATTCCCTAACGGATTTAGCCAGCGGATTACCTCTGGCTTGTTGGGACGCCACCACGTCAGCAACATTTTGGCCGCCGCGAATGCTGCCTATGCCTTGGACGTTGCCCCACAGGTCATCGCAGATAACCTCAATGGTCAGGCCGCCGGAAGTCGCTGGCGAATGGAACGCATTGAGCGAGCTGACGGCGTAAGCATTATCAATGACGCTTACAACGCTAACCCTGAATCCATGCGCGCCGCCTTGGTCACCCTGGCCGAACTGGGCCTGGGTGAGGACGGGGCTCCGGGACGCCGAACTTGGGCGGTTTTGGGCGAGATGCTTGAACTTGGGGATGAGAGCATCCACCAACATGATCTGCTCGGACGCATGGCGGTTCGAATGAACATCAAGAAACTTGTGGTGGTAGGCCGCGGAGCTAAACCGGCCTACAACTCCGCCGTGCTTGAAGGTAGCTGGGGCGATGAAGCCTACTACGTTCCAAGCGTGGATGAAGCCCGCGAGCTATTGCAAAAAGAACTCCAGCCAGGCGATATTGCCTTGTTCAAGTCCTCTAATGGGGCCGGTCTGCGCTTCCTCGGCGACGACATCGCAGCATTCGTGAAGGAAGGCGAAGAAGCGTGA
- a CDS encoding UDP-N-acetylmuramoyl-L-alanyl-D-glutamate--2,6-diaminopimelate ligase has protein sequence MVVQKPGTPRELERYLRPENMAGVGFDQVCAAAGAVRTGTLFNATPQILGVSMNPQIVQPGDVFLGICGAKRHGAEFVDTAISNGAVALITDTAGLEFLPDDFSIPVAVVADVRKAAAKVAQAVYGTNEHCPQLFAVTGTNGKTTTTFMIRAILEALGEETGLIGTIEMSARGQIIPSVLTTPESTQLHGVLARMAQQSVNSVAMEVSSHSLSYGRVDALNFAVSGYTNLTQDHLDLHGTMEDYYQTKAQLFTPEHSSAAVVMVDDPYGARLVDQAQIPTESLSLDENHKHADWRVTELEHSGLGHRFTLKHRDGRQLHTRTALPGMFNVANAALATLMVLAGGVELQRLQQALDAKDPLSVAVPGRMQVVAESPVAVVDFAHNSDALAKALDSVRPGAQGRRIVVFGATGERDKTKRPDMGAVAARHADIVIVTDDDPHGEAPEPIREQVATGAQQAIDSEGLTTELYNVAPRAKAVEFAVSLAQEHDAILVAGRGHEVSQDVAGMDVELDDRVELANALNLHGFVTNS, from the coding sequence TTGGTAGTCCAGAAACCCGGAACTCCGCGTGAGTTGGAACGGTACCTTCGTCCAGAGAATATGGCAGGCGTGGGCTTTGACCAGGTATGCGCAGCGGCCGGCGCAGTACGTACCGGAACGCTATTCAACGCGACTCCACAGATCCTCGGGGTCAGCATGAACCCACAGATCGTGCAGCCAGGAGATGTTTTCTTGGGCATCTGCGGTGCTAAGCGTCATGGGGCCGAATTTGTGGACACTGCCATTTCCAACGGGGCCGTCGCCCTGATCACCGATACTGCTGGTCTGGAATTCCTCCCGGATGATTTTTCGATTCCAGTGGCTGTGGTCGCCGATGTACGTAAGGCGGCAGCCAAAGTAGCTCAAGCCGTTTACGGTACCAACGAGCACTGCCCTCAGCTCTTCGCGGTCACCGGTACCAACGGCAAGACCACCACGACCTTCATGATTCGAGCAATCCTTGAAGCCTTAGGCGAAGAAACTGGACTGATCGGCACCATCGAGATGTCCGCCCGCGGTCAGATCATCCCCAGCGTGCTGACCACCCCAGAGTCAACGCAGCTTCACGGAGTGTTGGCACGGATGGCGCAACAAAGCGTGAATTCTGTAGCCATGGAAGTATCCAGCCATTCCTTGAGCTATGGCCGCGTTGATGCTTTGAACTTTGCGGTGTCTGGCTACACCAACCTGACGCAGGATCACCTGGACCTGCACGGGACGATGGAAGACTACTACCAGACCAAAGCCCAGTTGTTCACCCCCGAGCACAGCTCGGCGGCAGTGGTTATGGTTGATGATCCTTATGGTGCCCGTCTGGTTGACCAAGCACAGATTCCTACCGAGTCATTGAGTCTGGATGAGAACCACAAGCACGCTGATTGGCGCGTCACCGAACTGGAGCACTCCGGACTGGGACATCGCTTCACACTCAAGCACCGTGATGGTCGTCAGTTGCATACCCGTACCGCGCTACCAGGCATGTTTAACGTCGCCAACGCTGCATTAGCGACGCTCATGGTTCTTGCCGGCGGCGTTGAGCTTCAGCGCTTGCAGCAGGCACTCGACGCCAAGGATCCTTTATCGGTGGCTGTGCCAGGACGTATGCAGGTGGTCGCCGAATCGCCAGTGGCTGTCGTGGACTTCGCTCACAACTCCGATGCGCTTGCCAAGGCCTTGGACTCGGTACGACCGGGAGCCCAGGGACGGCGGATCGTGGTCTTTGGGGCTACCGGCGAACGCGATAAAACCAAACGCCCAGACATGGGTGCGGTGGCTGCTCGCCATGCGGACATTGTGATCGTCACCGATGATGACCCACACGGGGAAGCGCCCGAGCCGATTCGTGAGCAGGTAGCAACCGGTGCACAACAGGCTATTGACTCTGAAGGCCTCACCACCGAGCTTTACAACGTCGCGCCACGCGCTAAAGCCGTGGAATTCGCTGTGAGTTTAGCGCAGGAGCATGACGCGATTCTGGTCGCCGGCCGCGGACACGAAGTTAGCCAAGACGTTGCGGGAATGGACGTTGAACTCGATGACCGTGTGGAACTGGCGAACGCGCTAAATCTTCATGGATTTGTGACCAATTCCTAG